In the Oryzias latipes chromosome 9, ASM223467v1 genome, one interval contains:
- the LOC101162848 gene encoding uncharacterized protein LOC101162848 isoform X1 yields MSCITSLGAHALMTTCLFFVVGCVAQKVYFDCGAKVEVVDVQGLILSPGFPYNYSSGTHCVWEFIVPIDYQLVLEIFDFDVFESHDSTAKHSTVSKFEEAEEEVTFIPDKALSVVEEPVDPHTQGDISKAQQSSQDGDSKQVVLQEQSTKMEIAKVLNSAKRSADSPLSQSSQPPHSFLIQHSDTPAEDKAVNSANLSSNSSSIVGETTLPSPHFTETPAVSPETQQSVLDVCPHDVLYISDLITFSSRFCGANRPPGSQLVFGSNQAMMEVIMELITTTHWGRGFALLFHYHNLTESESNQRATYSSGSNADSVLAAVSGATFFVMILTGVLCIIFRPKLCPKRASSCTSSNSEVSEGVRNTAGEVSELHLMAENQVDPEMVVEADTNNDSPPHTAVIADGDDAHNTEVDLSCCGLTELDLGADEVFIVSSNTTPGGLPFSPLTQPERFLRHSDTGPGPAGDWPSADSNSSPIGGRSFKESSGSCSRPRAWSVRTFQDFLPPLPQLHRKWCSWNSTSPFTKLVDSAPPSLGSDCRGVDSRKVFSDVHLEANADSSNISDSSISNASYPLTQPAQRQRRLNSTSNLLRSRFTGPCFGLLTDNKRPTEGVPPSSPSEPTQGFSSSTQCQTESGQTGKRRDFPSEGDHISVPVFAISEEEDRQPLVSAELLDQTSGSAAQNGLVPGTFDGKKAPVGSLSPKRARPEWRPWGSQVSGGVCPFPASGFTESNDSKPFISLSTGLLTVTNQM; encoded by the exons GTTTACTTTGACTGCGGTGCTAAGGTTGAAGTGGTGGATGTTCAAGGCCTCATTCTGTCCCCTGGTTTCCCCTATAACTACTCTTCTGGGACTCATTGCGTTTGGGAGTTCATTGTGCCTATTGATTACCAGCTAGTTCTGGAGATTTTTGACTTTGATGTGTTTGAAAGCCATGACTCTACAGCCAAACATTCTACTGTCTCTAAGTTTGaagaagcagaggaggaggtAACCTTCATTCCAGACAAAGCCTTGTCTGTTGTAGAAGAACCAGTGGATCCTCATACTCAAGGTGACATCTCAAAGGCTCAACAATCTTCCCAAGATGGGGATAGCAAGCAAGTTGTACTCCAAGAACAATCCACAAAAATGGAGATTGCCAAAGTCTTGAATTCTGCCAAAAGATCTGCAGATTCTCCCTTGAGCCAGTCTTCACAACCACCTCATTCTTTCCTCATCCAACATAGCGACACCCCTGCAGAGGACAAGGCTGTCAACTCTGCCAATCTCAGTTCTAACTCAAGCTCTATTGTGGGGGAGACCACCCTTCCTTCACCGCACTTCACTGAAACTCCAGCTGTGAGCCCCGAGACCCAACAGTCTGTGTTGGATGTCTGTCCTCATGACGTTCTCTACATCTCAGACCTCATCACTTTTTCATCAAGGTTTTGTGGGGCCAACCGACCCCCTGGCAGCCAGCTGGTTTTTGGCTCAAACCAGGCAATGATGGAGGTCATCATGGAGCTGATAACCACCACTCACTGGGGGCGGGGTTTCGCTCTTCTCTTCCACTACCATAACTTGACAGAGTCAGAGAGCAACCAACGAGCCACGTATTCGTCAGGCAGCAACGCAGACTCTGTACTGGCAGCTGTAAGCGGAGCCACTTTCTTCGTCATGATACTTACAGGTGTCCTCTGCATCATCTTCAG acCCAAATTGTGTCCAAAACGAGCCAGTTCCTGCACATCCAGCAATTCTGAG GTGTCTGAAGGAGTTCGAAACACAGCTGGGGAGGTCAGCGAACTGCACCTAATGGCTGAGAATCAGGTCGACCCAGAGATGGTTGTAGAAGCGGACACAAACAATGACAGCCCCCCACACACAG CAGTCATTGCAGATGGAGATGATGCTCATAACACCGAGGTGGACCTTTCCTGCTGCGGTCTGACGGAACTCGACCTCGGCGCGGACGAGGTCTTCATCGTGTCGTCAAACACCACCCCAGGTGGATTGCCCTTCTCCCCACTCACA caaCCGGAACGATTTCTGCGACATAGTGACACTGGCCCCGGTCCAGCAGGTGACTGGCCCTCAGCAGACTCAAACAGCTCTCCTATCGGTGGCAGATCGTTCAAGGAGAGCAGCGGTAGCTGCTCCAGACCGAGAGCGTGGAGCGTGCGCACCTTCCAGGACTTCCTCCCCCCTCTGCCGCAGCTGCACAGGAAGTGGTGCAGCTGGAACTCTACCAGTCCCTTCACCAAGCTGGTGGACAGC GCTCCACCCAGTTTGGGATCTGATTGCAGAGGGGTCGACAGCCGGAAGGTTTTCTCTGACGTCCACCTGGAGGCCAATGCAGATTCTAGCAACATCTCTGACTCATCCATCAGCAATGCCTCCTACCCGCTCACGCAGCCGGCGCAAAGGCAGCGGCGTCTCAACTCCACCAGCAACCTGCTCCGCTCTCGCTTCACAGGACCTTGTTTTGGCCTCCTTACAGATAACAAAAGACCCACCGAAGGGGTTCCTCCCAGCTCCCCATCAGAGCCCACCCAGggcttctcctcctccacccaATGTCAGACTGAAAGTGGCCAAACTGGAAAGAGGCGTGATTTCCCAAGCGAGGGTGATCACATCAGTGTGCCCGTCTTTGCCATCTCAGAAGAGGAGGACCGGCAGCCTCTGGTCTCAGCTGAACTCCTGGACCAGACGTCTGGCTCTGCAGCGCAGAACGGACTGGTTCCGGGGACATTTGATGGTAAGAAAGCTCCAGTGGGGAGCCTGAGCCCAAAAAGGGCCAGACCAGAGTGGAGGCCATGGGGGAGTCAGGTGTCCGGGGGGGTGTGTCCTTTCCCTGCGAGTGGATTTACAGAATCAAACGACAGCAAGCCTTTCATCAGTCTGTCCACGGGGCTGCTCACGGTCACCAACCAGATGTGA
- the LOC101162848 gene encoding uncharacterized protein LOC101162848 isoform X2 codes for MSCITSLGAHALMTTCLFFVVGCVAQKVYFDCGAKVEVVDVQGLILSPGFPYNYSSGTHCVWEFIVPIDYQLVLEIFDFDVFESHDSTAKHSTVSKFEEAEEEVTFIPDKALSVVEEPVDPHTQGDISKAQQSSQDGDSKQVVLQEQSTKMEIAKVLNSAKRSADSPLSQSSQPPHSFLIQHSDTPAEDKAVNSANLSSNSSSIVGETTLPSPHFTETPAVSPETQQSVLDVCPHDVLYISDLITFSSRFCGANRPPGSQLVFGSNQAMMEVIMELITTTHWGRGFALLFHYHNLTESESNQRATYSSGSNADSVLAAVSGATFFVMILTGVLCIIFRPKLCPKRASSCTSSNSEVSEGVRNTAGEVSELHLMAENQVDPEMVVEADTNNDSPPHTVIADGDDAHNTEVDLSCCGLTELDLGADEVFIVSSNTTPGGLPFSPLTQPERFLRHSDTGPGPAGDWPSADSNSSPIGGRSFKESSGSCSRPRAWSVRTFQDFLPPLPQLHRKWCSWNSTSPFTKLVDSAPPSLGSDCRGVDSRKVFSDVHLEANADSSNISDSSISNASYPLTQPAQRQRRLNSTSNLLRSRFTGPCFGLLTDNKRPTEGVPPSSPSEPTQGFSSSTQCQTESGQTGKRRDFPSEGDHISVPVFAISEEEDRQPLVSAELLDQTSGSAAQNGLVPGTFDGKKAPVGSLSPKRARPEWRPWGSQVSGGVCPFPASGFTESNDSKPFISLSTGLLTVTNQM; via the exons GTTTACTTTGACTGCGGTGCTAAGGTTGAAGTGGTGGATGTTCAAGGCCTCATTCTGTCCCCTGGTTTCCCCTATAACTACTCTTCTGGGACTCATTGCGTTTGGGAGTTCATTGTGCCTATTGATTACCAGCTAGTTCTGGAGATTTTTGACTTTGATGTGTTTGAAAGCCATGACTCTACAGCCAAACATTCTACTGTCTCTAAGTTTGaagaagcagaggaggaggtAACCTTCATTCCAGACAAAGCCTTGTCTGTTGTAGAAGAACCAGTGGATCCTCATACTCAAGGTGACATCTCAAAGGCTCAACAATCTTCCCAAGATGGGGATAGCAAGCAAGTTGTACTCCAAGAACAATCCACAAAAATGGAGATTGCCAAAGTCTTGAATTCTGCCAAAAGATCTGCAGATTCTCCCTTGAGCCAGTCTTCACAACCACCTCATTCTTTCCTCATCCAACATAGCGACACCCCTGCAGAGGACAAGGCTGTCAACTCTGCCAATCTCAGTTCTAACTCAAGCTCTATTGTGGGGGAGACCACCCTTCCTTCACCGCACTTCACTGAAACTCCAGCTGTGAGCCCCGAGACCCAACAGTCTGTGTTGGATGTCTGTCCTCATGACGTTCTCTACATCTCAGACCTCATCACTTTTTCATCAAGGTTTTGTGGGGCCAACCGACCCCCTGGCAGCCAGCTGGTTTTTGGCTCAAACCAGGCAATGATGGAGGTCATCATGGAGCTGATAACCACCACTCACTGGGGGCGGGGTTTCGCTCTTCTCTTCCACTACCATAACTTGACAGAGTCAGAGAGCAACCAACGAGCCACGTATTCGTCAGGCAGCAACGCAGACTCTGTACTGGCAGCTGTAAGCGGAGCCACTTTCTTCGTCATGATACTTACAGGTGTCCTCTGCATCATCTTCAG acCCAAATTGTGTCCAAAACGAGCCAGTTCCTGCACATCCAGCAATTCTGAG GTGTCTGAAGGAGTTCGAAACACAGCTGGGGAGGTCAGCGAACTGCACCTAATGGCTGAGAATCAGGTCGACCCAGAGATGGTTGTAGAAGCGGACACAAACAATGACAGCCCCCCACACACAG TCATTGCAGATGGAGATGATGCTCATAACACCGAGGTGGACCTTTCCTGCTGCGGTCTGACGGAACTCGACCTCGGCGCGGACGAGGTCTTCATCGTGTCGTCAAACACCACCCCAGGTGGATTGCCCTTCTCCCCACTCACA caaCCGGAACGATTTCTGCGACATAGTGACACTGGCCCCGGTCCAGCAGGTGACTGGCCCTCAGCAGACTCAAACAGCTCTCCTATCGGTGGCAGATCGTTCAAGGAGAGCAGCGGTAGCTGCTCCAGACCGAGAGCGTGGAGCGTGCGCACCTTCCAGGACTTCCTCCCCCCTCTGCCGCAGCTGCACAGGAAGTGGTGCAGCTGGAACTCTACCAGTCCCTTCACCAAGCTGGTGGACAGC GCTCCACCCAGTTTGGGATCTGATTGCAGAGGGGTCGACAGCCGGAAGGTTTTCTCTGACGTCCACCTGGAGGCCAATGCAGATTCTAGCAACATCTCTGACTCATCCATCAGCAATGCCTCCTACCCGCTCACGCAGCCGGCGCAAAGGCAGCGGCGTCTCAACTCCACCAGCAACCTGCTCCGCTCTCGCTTCACAGGACCTTGTTTTGGCCTCCTTACAGATAACAAAAGACCCACCGAAGGGGTTCCTCCCAGCTCCCCATCAGAGCCCACCCAGggcttctcctcctccacccaATGTCAGACTGAAAGTGGCCAAACTGGAAAGAGGCGTGATTTCCCAAGCGAGGGTGATCACATCAGTGTGCCCGTCTTTGCCATCTCAGAAGAGGAGGACCGGCAGCCTCTGGTCTCAGCTGAACTCCTGGACCAGACGTCTGGCTCTGCAGCGCAGAACGGACTGGTTCCGGGGACATTTGATGGTAAGAAAGCTCCAGTGGGGAGCCTGAGCCCAAAAAGGGCCAGACCAGAGTGGAGGCCATGGGGGAGTCAGGTGTCCGGGGGGGTGTGTCCTTTCCCTGCGAGTGGATTTACAGAATCAAACGACAGCAAGCCTTTCATCAGTCTGTCCACGGGGCTGCTCACGGTCACCAACCAGATGTGA